A DNA window from Brassica napus cultivar Da-Ae chromosome C1, Da-Ae, whole genome shotgun sequence contains the following coding sequences:
- the LOC111201641 gene encoding uncharacterized protein LOC111201641, giving the protein MGHTAKYCWVKPLDTPSVRQIAAPAVAQVCFGCGQPGHIVRDCPRRGNAALPPPPKRLAIAPRVFAVGDPQGAEPIAGSISVGGESAHTLFDTGASHSFVSPRLVQSWSFRGAFEPNVKQIQTAGTERLGAVGVHHDVPVLLGGTDLLGDLTEMELNYYDVILGMDWLSRHRVVLDCPRPRVHIPRA; this is encoded by the exons ATGGGACACACTGCGAAGTATTGTTGGGTGAAGCCATTGGATACGCCGTCAGTCAGACAGATTGCAGCACCAGCAGTGGCGCAGGTTTGCTTTGGCTGTGGTCAGCCAGGTCACATCGTCAGAGATTGTCCGAGGAGAGGCAATGCAGCACTTCCACCACCACCAAAGCGTCTAGCCATCGCTCCACGTGTGTTTGCGGTTGGAGATCCTCAGGGAGCTGAGCCGATAGCAG GATCGATTTCGGTTGGAGGTGAGTCAGCTCATACCTTATTCGACACGGGAGCTtctcatagttttgtgagtccgcgTTTAGTCCAGTCTTGGTCCTTTCGGGGTGCCTTCGAACCGAATGTTAAGCAGATTCAGACAGCCGGCACAGAGAGATTGGGAGCCGTCGGCGTTCATCACGACGTACCAGTTTTGCTTGGAGGGACTGATTTACTCGGAGATTTGACGGAGATGGAGCTGAATTACTACGACGTTATTCTCGGGATGGATTGGTTGTCACGACATCGAGTAGTACTGGATTGCCCGAGACCGAGAGTTCATATCCCTAGAGCATAA
- the LOC125580906 gene encoding uncharacterized protein LOC125580906: protein MFSYFLIRYITACESSWRILAFPTHFRTTSVEKLGFHLPDQELVFFYEDEPIESILNKKTVNQSMFLAWFIANRKYAQARELTYAEFPTKFFWKSGTREWVPQKQGFAIGRIAHIQPSSDELYFLRVLVNWVSGPTSYEDIRTVDGILYPTYEDACYALGLMDDDKEFIEAIKDASDCSSATYARKLFARMLVSKSLSQPHVVWEATWEYLTDDILYKKRRETGRPGRPRLIVTQLLPHVIEGRIITGNKIAGHPVWIPRMFVTPPDTKFPFRMRRRQFPVTLAFAMTINKSQGQTLESVGLFLPRPMFSHGQLYVAFHELSQDLD from the coding sequence atgttttcatatttcttAATTAGATATATTACTGCATGCGAGTCGTCGTGGCGGATTCTTGCTTTTCCTACACATTTTCGTACTACTTCTGTAGAGAAACTTGGCTTTCATCTTCCGGATCAGGAACTGGTATTTTTTTATGAAGACGAACCTATTGAGAGTATTCTCAACAAAAAGACTGTCAACCAATCCATGTTTTTGGCCTGGTTCATAGCAAACAGAAAATACGCACAGGCAAGAGAGTTGACATATGCCGAATTTCCAACAAAATTTTTTTGGAAATCAGGTACGAGAGAATGGGTACCACAGAAACAAGGCTTTGCGATAGGGAGGATTGCGCATATTCAGCCATCAAGTGATGAGCTATATTTCTTAAGAGTATTGGTAAATTGGGTAAGCGGGCCGACATCATACGAGGATATAAGAACAGTTGATGGTATTTTATATCCTACATACGAAGATGCTTGCTATGCGTTGGGATTGATGGATGATGACAAGGAATTCATAGAAGCTATCAAAGATGCAAGTGACTGTAGTTCTGCCACGTATGCCAGGAAGCTTTTTGCGAGAATGTTGGTTTCCAAATCTTTGTCTCAGCCTCATGTTGTGTGGGAAGCTACTTGGGAGTATCTTACCGACGATATTCTTTACAAGAAGCGGCGAGAAACTGGACGACCTGGACGACCTAGGCTAATTGTTACTCAGTTACTGCCCCATGTGATAGAAGGTAGAATTATAACCGGAAACAAAATTGCTGGACATCCGGTTTGGATCCCTAGAATGTTTGTCACACCACCTGACACAAAGTTTCCCTTCAGAATGCGTCGAAGACAATTTCCAGTTACTTTGGCTTTTGCGATGACCATCAACAAAAGTCAAGGTCAAACACTGGAAAGTGTTGGGTTGTTTCTGCCTAGGCCAATGTTCTCTCATGGTCAGCTCTACGTTGCATTTCACGAGTTAAGTCAAGATCTggattaa